In one Vibrio sp. VB16 genomic region, the following are encoded:
- a CDS encoding type I polyketide synthase: MSQTSKSTSDSQQDMRLNKRLKDTPIAIVGMASIFANSRYLNKFWDLISEKIDAITDIPESHWRAEDYYDSDKSTPDKSYCKRGGFIPDVDFNPMEFGLPPNILELTDTSQLLSLIVAKEVLADAKLPENYDRDKIGITLGVGGGQKIAQSLNARLQYPVLKKVFNSSGISDQDSEMLIKKFQDQYIHWEENSFPGSLGNVIAGRIANRFDLGGMNCVVDAACAGSLAALRMALSELVDGRSEMMITGGVCTDNSPTMYMSFSKTPAFTTNETIQPFDIDSKGMMIGEGIGMIALKRLDDAERDGDRIYSVIKGIGASSDGKFKSIYAPRPEGQAKALKRAYDDAGFAPHTLGLLEAHGTGTAAGDVAEFNGLNSIFSQGNENKQHIALGSVKSQIGHTKSAAGTAGLIKAALALHHKVLPATINVTSPNPKLNIEDSPFYLNTQTRPWMRQADDTPRRAGVSSFGFGGTNFHVVMEEYTPEHTRGDKYRQRQVPQTVLLSADTPNTLLANLKEISMDISNQKTTLETLAGIHGMRSIDADHARLGMVVNSDEELLTQLKQSVSLLEGQSKSHWQLPSGTSYRDSGLVSENGIAKVAALFAGQGSQYLNMGSDLACHFPEMRQHLANADKVFSQNKKTPLSQVLFPIPAFNSQDISTQEATLTNTSNAQSAIGVLSMGQYELMTQAGFKPDMIAGHSFGELSALFASGTISQEDYYQLAFARGDSMAATPLEGDSGTMYAVILDADKLAEVEKTIGAFDGVSIANYNAPTQLVIAGPTDNAQRAAKALTEQGFKAIPLPVSGAFHTPLVAHAQKPFAAAIDKTTFNTPVLPLYSNATGVLYKNDGKVIKKAFKQHMLQSVRFSSQLESMYQAGARVFVEFGPKNILQKLVEKTLINKADELYTISLNPNPKGDHDLQLRLAAVQLAVVGVSLETVDPYQAELAKPGAMSPMNIKLNAANHISASTRAKMTVSLEAGKVSKQTEIVEKIVEKEVIKTEIREVAVAAMPETVQVVSQQNTKTSEPVTTTHNAISQTGSPQPSALSIPNADASLQAFFTAQQQAAELHQQFLAIPQQYGDTFATLMTQQAQMAATGVAIPDSLQRSMEMFHQHQAETLKAHAHYLELQSISNSSALGLLSSNSSVVPAVTAIDTVVPAMTPVKTVAVSQPVVSAPTPVQPVAPVQTVAPVQPVAPAPSVAVPQAIVPIQTSDAEKVMLEVVADKTGYPTEMLDLDMDMEADLGIDSIKRVEILGTVQDQMPNLPELNAEDLVECRTLGEIVSYMNGKLGAQSPSGLNEAPAIHTQIAAATNASALTATQIQTTMLEVVADKTGYPTEMLDLAMDMEADLGIDSIKRVEILGTVQDQLPDLPELNPEDLAECRTLGEIVDYMNGQLAKVSPSTVAPVQTNGLTAEQVQGTMLEVVADKTGYPTEMLDLAMDMEADLGIDSIKRVEILGTVQDQLPGLPELNPEDLAECRTLGEIVDYMNSKLSSVAAVDNTSTPVADNAVTHLDAAHVQSTMLAVVAEKTGYPSEMLELTMDMEADLGIDSIKRVEILGTVQDLLPDLPELNPEDLAECRTLGEIVDYMNSKLPSVTVATAVPMATEMASTSATNNTINHLDAAHIQSVMLAVVADKTGYPAEMLDLAMDMEADLGIDSIKRVEILGTVQDQLPDLPELNPEDLAECRTLGEIVAYMQSKLSGDLTSASTGGKAPVEAVLESVTETLVVDLPPHNEVALKKCPAVDRLADCFDKNACIVITDDGHNAGVLAETLSAHGLQVAVVRTPLSVASPLNTEISSYSLTSVDEAGVKGVIANIESAHKQIGGFIHLQPYVSDTTSGHAAIELNEDAKSSISMAFLFAKLLHSQLNSVTSSSRRSFFTVSRIDGGFGYLDAEQIAKAELNQAALSGLTKTLSHEWPTVFCRALDVAPTLDARQFADSITAELFDVNTHAVEIGLSGSGRSALTAIEAVNSEKKQAAALLTNTDKVLVTGGAKGVTFECALSLAKKCQSHFILAGRSKHIKIDELPEWAEGKQTGELKAAAIAFLKASGDKPTPAKVDALEKPILSSIEINTALAAFNQVGASAEYLSLDVSNDESVNQKLSQISDITGLIHGAGVLADKFIQDKTLDELNLVYGTKVGGLRAVLNALDCSKLKLVAIFSSAAGFYGNNGQSDYAMSNDILNKAALQMSARYPQAKVMSFNWGPWDGGMVSPALKKMFTDRGVYVIPLKSGAELFSSQLLSDTGIQLLVGTSMQGSADKEASIKKLDAESVLVAKSPLNKNITVTRTLDPKVMPFVKDHCIAGNPVLPTVCAIQWMRETAAQWLGANVTVRDYKLLKGVIFETDDVQILTLDMTLDDEGQVKALINNQGRPQYKALLTIQTVIEPKLKTFTTDESTQVAVGVELYSNGTLFHGPRLQGIQAVQDFDDSGLLASCQLPMIAEQDCGSFIATQHFAGCQPFAEDYLLQAMLVWARLKYAAASLPSAIGEFVSYEPMRSGDKGWLELEVVKHTSRSLQANIALYHSDGRLSCTMSGAKVTISKSLNEAFLNKPNLEKECLS; encoded by the coding sequence ATGAGCCAAACCTCAAAATCAACATCCGATTCGCAACAAGATATGCGACTTAACAAACGCCTTAAAGATACGCCTATCGCTATCGTCGGTATGGCGAGCATATTCGCTAATTCCCGTTACTTGAATAAATTCTGGGATCTTATCAGTGAAAAAATTGATGCTATAACCGACATCCCTGAATCACATTGGCGAGCCGAAGATTATTATGATTCAGATAAGAGCACACCTGATAAATCATACTGTAAGCGCGGTGGCTTCATACCAGATGTGGACTTCAATCCAATGGAATTTGGCCTGCCGCCAAACATTTTAGAGCTAACGGATACGTCACAACTATTATCATTGATTGTCGCGAAAGAAGTCTTGGCGGATGCAAAGCTTCCGGAAAACTATGATAGAGATAAAATTGGTATCACGTTAGGTGTCGGTGGTGGTCAGAAGATAGCTCAAAGCCTCAATGCTCGTTTGCAATATCCGGTATTGAAAAAAGTATTCAACAGCAGTGGAATTAGCGACCAAGATAGCGAGATGTTGATCAAAAAGTTCCAAGATCAGTACATCCACTGGGAAGAAAATTCTTTTCCGGGCTCTCTTGGAAATGTTATTGCTGGACGTATTGCTAACCGATTCGATCTGGGTGGCATGAACTGTGTGGTTGATGCCGCTTGTGCTGGTTCTCTTGCCGCGTTGCGCATGGCGTTGTCTGAATTGGTAGATGGCCGCAGTGAAATGATGATCACGGGTGGCGTATGTACGGATAACTCGCCAACCATGTACATGAGTTTCTCTAAAACACCTGCGTTTACCACCAACGAAACGATTCAACCCTTTGATATCGATTCGAAAGGAATGATGATCGGTGAAGGTATAGGAATGATCGCTCTGAAACGTCTTGACGACGCGGAACGAGACGGTGACCGTATCTATTCCGTTATTAAAGGTATAGGCGCTTCTTCAGACGGAAAGTTCAAGAGTATTTATGCTCCTCGACCTGAAGGTCAGGCGAAGGCACTTAAGCGCGCCTATGATGACGCTGGTTTTGCGCCACATACATTGGGCTTACTAGAGGCTCATGGTACGGGTACGGCGGCCGGTGATGTGGCTGAGTTTAATGGTTTGAACTCCATCTTTAGTCAAGGCAACGAGAATAAACAACACATTGCGTTAGGATCGGTGAAATCTCAGATTGGTCATACGAAGTCTGCCGCTGGGACTGCGGGTTTAATAAAAGCCGCTCTTGCACTGCACCACAAAGTGTTACCTGCCACAATTAATGTGACGAGTCCCAATCCCAAGCTAAATATCGAAGATTCACCTTTCTACCTAAATACCCAAACTCGGCCTTGGATGAGACAGGCAGATGATACGCCTCGACGTGCCGGTGTAAGTTCATTCGGTTTTGGTGGCACCAACTTCCATGTTGTTATGGAAGAGTACACGCCTGAACACACTCGCGGTGATAAATATCGCCAGCGTCAGGTGCCGCAAACAGTATTATTAAGTGCTGACACGCCGAATACACTTCTCGCAAACTTGAAAGAAATATCTATGGATATTTCTAATCAAAAAACAACCTTAGAAACGCTTGCTGGCATCCATGGTATGCGCAGTATTGACGCAGACCATGCGCGATTGGGTATGGTCGTTAATTCTGATGAAGAGCTTCTGACTCAGTTGAAGCAATCCGTCTCATTGCTTGAAGGCCAATCAAAATCACATTGGCAGCTACCAAGTGGGACAAGCTACCGCGATTCGGGCTTAGTAAGTGAAAATGGTATAGCGAAAGTAGCGGCTCTATTCGCAGGTCAAGGTTCCCAGTATCTCAATATGGGCTCGGATTTAGCCTGTCATTTCCCAGAAATGCGTCAACATTTGGCGAATGCAGATAAAGTATTTAGTCAGAATAAGAAGACACCACTATCACAGGTGCTTTTTCCTATTCCTGCATTTAATAGCCAAGACATTTCCACTCAAGAAGCCACATTAACCAATACCTCAAATGCGCAGAGCGCTATCGGTGTGCTTTCTATGGGTCAATATGAGTTGATGACTCAAGCTGGTTTTAAACCAGACATGATCGCCGGGCACAGTTTTGGTGAGCTAAGTGCGTTGTTTGCTTCCGGTACGATATCCCAAGAAGATTATTACCAACTGGCTTTTGCTCGCGGTGATTCTATGGCGGCAACGCCACTTGAAGGTGACAGCGGTACCATGTATGCCGTGATTCTTGATGCGGATAAGTTGGCCGAGGTTGAAAAAACAATCGGTGCATTTGATGGTGTGAGTATCGCCAATTACAACGCACCGACACAGTTAGTGATTGCAGGACCGACAGACAATGCTCAACGAGCAGCAAAAGCGTTAACGGAGCAAGGGTTCAAAGCGATACCACTGCCTGTTTCGGGTGCATTCCATACCCCGTTGGTGGCTCACGCACAGAAACCATTTGCGGCGGCGATTGATAAAACAACATTCAATACGCCAGTCTTACCGCTTTATTCCAATGCAACGGGTGTGCTTTATAAGAATGATGGCAAAGTCATTAAAAAAGCGTTCAAGCAACATATGCTGCAATCTGTCCGTTTCAGCAGCCAACTTGAATCAATGTACCAAGCTGGCGCGCGCGTATTTGTAGAATTCGGACCAAAAAATATTCTGCAAAAACTGGTTGAGAAAACGCTGATCAACAAGGCGGATGAACTCTATACCATCAGCCTTAATCCGAACCCTAAAGGTGATCATGATTTGCAGCTGCGTTTGGCTGCGGTTCAATTGGCTGTTGTTGGTGTCTCGCTAGAGACGGTTGACCCTTATCAAGCTGAATTGGCTAAGCCGGGCGCGATGTCACCAATGAACATTAAACTGAATGCGGCGAATCACATCAGTGCCTCGACACGAGCGAAAATGACCGTGTCATTAGAAGCAGGCAAGGTCAGCAAACAAACTGAAATCGTAGAGAAGATTGTGGAAAAAGAAGTGATTAAAACCGAAATTCGTGAAGTGGCTGTAGCGGCAATGCCAGAAACAGTACAGGTTGTTTCGCAACAGAATACTAAGACAAGCGAACCAGTAACAACGACGCATAATGCTATATCGCAGACAGGATCACCACAGCCATCCGCTTTATCGATTCCGAATGCTGATGCGTCATTGCAGGCCTTCTTTACGGCGCAACAACAAGCCGCAGAGCTTCATCAGCAATTCCTTGCTATTCCACAGCAATACGGTGACACCTTTGCGACGCTAATGACCCAACAGGCTCAAATGGCGGCAACGGGTGTGGCTATTCCTGATAGCTTGCAGCGTTCAATGGAAATGTTCCATCAACATCAAGCTGAAACATTGAAAGCTCACGCACATTACCTTGAGCTTCAGTCGATCAGCAATAGCTCTGCATTAGGGCTGTTGAGTTCAAACTCTAGCGTTGTACCTGCGGTAACGGCGATAGATACGGTCGTTCCAGCAATGACACCAGTAAAAACCGTCGCGGTTTCTCAACCTGTGGTGTCAGCGCCAACTCCGGTTCAACCTGTTGCTCCCGTTCAGACCGTCGCTCCAGTTCAACCTGTGGCTCCGGCCCCATCTGTGGCCGTTCCACAAGCCATTGTTCCGATTCAAACATCCGATGCAGAGAAAGTGATGCTAGAAGTGGTTGCCGATAAAACGGGTTACCCAACTGAAATGCTCGACCTCGATATGGATATGGAAGCGGATTTGGGTATCGACTCTATTAAGCGTGTCGAGATTTTAGGTACCGTTCAGGATCAAATGCCTAATCTGCCGGAACTTAACGCAGAAGATTTGGTCGAGTGTCGTACGCTGGGCGAAATTGTCAGCTATATGAATGGTAAGTTGGGCGCTCAATCGCCATCTGGGCTTAATGAAGCACCCGCTATCCATACACAGATAGCTGCCGCTACCAACGCCAGTGCTTTAACGGCCACTCAAATTCAAACAACCATGCTGGAAGTGGTTGCCGACAAAACGGGTTACCCAACAGAGATGCTCGATCTTGCGATGGACATGGAAGCGGATCTCGGTATTGACTCGATTAAACGTGTAGAAATCTTAGGTACGGTTCAGGACCAACTGCCTGACTTACCTGAACTTAACCCTGAAGACTTAGCAGAATGTCGTACTCTAGGCGAAATCGTTGACTATATGAATGGTCAATTGGCGAAAGTCAGTCCGTCAACAGTTGCACCAGTACAGACTAACGGCTTAACTGCAGAACAGGTTCAGGGCACCATGCTTGAAGTTGTTGCAGACAAAACGGGTTATCCGACTGAGATGCTCGATCTGGCTATGGATATGGAAGCCGATTTAGGTATCGATTCTATCAAGCGTGTTGAAATCTTAGGCACGGTTCAAGACCAACTTCCTGGTTTACCAGAGCTCAACCCTGAAGATTTAGCCGAATGCCGTACGCTAGGTGAAATCGTTGACTATATGAACAGCAAGTTATCGTCTGTAGCGGCGGTTGATAATACATCGACTCCGGTTGCAGATAATGCCGTAACGCATTTAGATGCGGCTCATGTTCAAAGCACTATGCTAGCCGTCGTCGCGGAAAAGACAGGTTATCCTTCAGAGATGCTGGAGTTAACCATGGATATGGAAGCCGATTTAGGTATCGATTCTATTAAACGTGTCGAGATATTAGGGACCGTTCAGGATCTCCTTCCTGATTTACCCGAGCTAAACCCAGAAGATCTGGCTGAGTGCCGAACCTTGGGCGAGATTGTTGATTACATGAACAGTAAGTTACCTTCCGTTACCGTTGCTACTGCGGTTCCAATGGCGACTGAAATGGCGTCAACATCCGCGACGAACAATACGATCAATCATTTAGATGCGGCTCATATTCAAAGCGTCATGTTAGCCGTTGTTGCTGACAAAACGGGTTATCCTGCGGAGATGCTTGATCTTGCCATGGATATGGAGGCAGATTTAGGTATCGACTCTATTAAGCGCGTCGAAATCTTAGGTACGGTTCAGGATCAGCTTCCAGATTTACCAGAGCTTAACCCTGAAGATTTAGCTGAGTGTCGTACCCTCGGAGAGATTGTTGCCTACATGCAGAGTAAGCTTTCAGGTGATTTAACCTCTGCGTCGACCGGGGGAAAAGCCCCAGTCGAAGCGGTGCTTGAGTCCGTGACAGAAACACTCGTTGTGGATTTACCTCCTCACAATGAGGTGGCGCTAAAAAAGTGTCCAGCGGTAGATAGATTGGCTGACTGTTTTGACAAAAATGCCTGTATTGTGATCACCGATGATGGTCACAATGCTGGTGTGCTTGCCGAAACGTTAAGCGCTCACGGTTTACAAGTTGCCGTCGTGCGTACTCCTCTATCTGTCGCGTCTCCATTGAACACCGAAATCAGCAGTTACTCACTCACCAGCGTTGATGAAGCGGGTGTGAAAGGCGTGATTGCTAACATTGAAAGCGCACATAAACAGATTGGTGGATTCATTCACTTACAACCTTATGTTTCGGATACAACATCGGGTCATGCAGCGATTGAGTTGAATGAAGATGCGAAATCAAGCATTTCAATGGCGTTCTTGTTTGCCAAGTTGCTTCACTCTCAATTAAATTCAGTCACCTCGTCAAGCCGCCGAAGCTTCTTTACCGTGAGCCGTATTGATGGTGGATTTGGTTATCTCGATGCGGAGCAAATAGCGAAAGCCGAGCTAAACCAAGCCGCGTTGTCGGGCTTAACGAAAACCCTTAGCCATGAATGGCCGACGGTATTTTGTCGAGCATTAGATGTTGCACCGACACTGGACGCTCGCCAATTTGCAGACTCAATAACCGCTGAGTTATTTGATGTGAATACGCATGCCGTCGAGATTGGATTGAGTGGCTCTGGTCGAAGCGCACTAACGGCGATTGAAGCCGTCAATTCTGAAAAGAAACAGGCGGCTGCATTATTAACCAATACAGATAAAGTTCTGGTTACTGGTGGTGCAAAGGGCGTTACGTTTGAATGTGCTTTGTCATTAGCTAAGAAGTGTCAATCACACTTTATATTAGCAGGGCGCAGTAAGCACATTAAGATCGATGAGCTACCTGAGTGGGCAGAAGGAAAACAAACCGGAGAGTTAAAAGCCGCGGCTATTGCGTTTCTAAAAGCGTCGGGGGATAAACCAACACCTGCGAAAGTGGATGCATTAGAAAAACCAATATTAAGTAGTATTGAAATAAACACCGCGCTGGCCGCATTTAACCAAGTGGGTGCCAGTGCAGAATACCTAAGTCTGGACGTATCAAACGACGAATCAGTGAACCAAAAGCTGTCTCAGATTAGCGATATCACGGGTTTGATTCACGGTGCCGGTGTATTGGCTGACAAATTCATTCAAGATAAAACACTGGATGAACTCAACCTCGTTTACGGAACGAAAGTAGGTGGACTTAGAGCGGTATTGAATGCGTTAGATTGTAGCAAGCTAAAACTGGTCGCGATATTCTCATCCGCCGCTGGCTTCTATGGCAATAATGGACAGAGCGATTACGCGATGTCAAATGACATCCTTAATAAAGCCGCGTTACAGATGTCGGCCCGTTACCCTCAAGCAAAAGTAATGAGCTTCAACTGGGGACCGTGGGATGGAGGTATGGTCAGTCCAGCACTCAAGAAGATGTTTACTGACCGTGGCGTGTATGTCATCCCACTAAAATCTGGTGCTGAACTGTTTAGTTCACAGCTGCTTAGTGACACAGGCATTCAATTGCTTGTGGGTACAAGCATGCAAGGTTCTGCAGACAAGGAAGCGTCAATAAAAAAGCTTGATGCGGAGTCTGTGTTAGTTGCAAAGAGTCCGCTGAATAAAAATATCACTGTCACACGTACCCTTGACCCAAAGGTGATGCCTTTTGTAAAGGACCACTGCATTGCGGGTAACCCTGTGTTACCGACAGTGTGCGCCATACAATGGATGCGTGAGACTGCAGCACAATGGTTAGGGGCGAACGTGACGGTTCGCGATTACAAACTGCTGAAAGGTGTTATTTTTGAAACGGACGATGTTCAAATATTGACCTTGGATATGACGCTTGATGATGAAGGGCAGGTTAAAGCTCTCATTAACAATCAGGGTCGACCGCAATATAAAGCGCTGTTGACGATCCAAACCGTGATTGAACCCAAGCTAAAAACGTTCACAACGGATGAAAGTACTCAGGTTGCGGTAGGCGTGGAGCTATACAGTAATGGGACCTTATTTCATGGTCCAAGGTTGCAAGGCATACAAGCGGTTCAAGATTTTGATGATTCAGGGCTTCTTGCTTCTTGCCAGTTACCGATGATCGCTGAACAAGACTGTGGTTCATTTATTGCGACGCAACATTTTGCTGGTTGTCAGCCATTCGCTGAGGACTATTTACTACAAGCTATGTTGGTTTGGGCCCGATTAAAATATGCGGCCGCGAGTTTGCCTTCTGCTATCGGCGAGTTCGTTTCGTATGAGCCTATGCGATCAGGTGATAAAGGTTGGTTAGAGCTTGAAGTGGTAAAACACACCTCTCGTTCACTACAAGCAAATATCGCGCTTTATCATAGTGATGGACGTTTAAGCTGCACAATGAGTGGGGCCAAGGTGACGATCAGTAAAAGCCTTAATGAGGCATTTTTGAACAAGCCTAACTTAGAAAAGGAGTGTTTGTCATAG
- a CDS encoding PfaB family protein, producing MPLRIAILTQSAEILSLSGDKLPPIETVLLMDDFEASLQKAIQLVTQGRLVKLSIPAEPNAAFSKANDGQPVLLMLSGLMAAQNKIHPHAYLCAFNVGAVGTTTECVKGALAQARRQQADLSNQQTFRSSTAKQKFMALHSMVEAIAGRDIGSDSADTSTHNYWFTEPHKARVTSVTFESESSSSSLVLTQATGLKMARSLLSSSRLFFIVTGKNEMELSSYLTRLSGQLNADSTRSDYLIDLMIENLKQFQVGVSRSPAELTIVLQATSVRTLLQEIKAIGDALPKLMADKSHYKTPAGSCFSSSPNSKGGVTFVYPGVGTVYPGMLRDFYQYFPELYSRLEREGNLKEILQSDKIYGNNPTEMSLSELAIAGVGSSYLLTQLLCNEFAIRPDFALGYSKGEASMWASLGVWKNPHALIEMTKTSPIFTSAISGELTAVREAWRLSGNEEIIWNSFVVRSDAASIELLLPEFPHVYLAIIQGDTCVIAGCEQACRRLLKKLGKRGIAANRVTAMHTPPALSQHKQVTAFYRQPLCDELPKHIRFISAASLLPQNQDQPINMDSQSIADSIADTYCSMLNFTALVQNARGHGARLFVEVGADRQTCTLIDKINRVDNVTNEHGTVATNAKGGEDILTLLKCIGQLVSHQIPLSLDPLLKGLEQVRATSETTLEGEPA from the coding sequence ATGCCATTGCGCATCGCTATCTTAACGCAATCAGCTGAGATCCTGTCGTTATCTGGCGATAAACTACCGCCAATTGAAACCGTGTTACTGATGGATGACTTTGAAGCTTCCTTACAAAAAGCGATTCAACTCGTTACTCAAGGGCGCCTAGTAAAACTCTCGATTCCTGCTGAGCCTAATGCTGCGTTCTCTAAGGCAAACGATGGTCAGCCAGTATTGCTGATGCTGTCGGGACTTATGGCGGCCCAGAATAAAATACATCCTCACGCCTATCTGTGCGCTTTTAATGTGGGTGCCGTTGGTACAACTACTGAGTGTGTGAAAGGCGCGTTGGCACAAGCCCGCCGTCAGCAAGCGGATTTAAGTAACCAACAAACGTTTCGTTCCTCGACGGCAAAGCAGAAGTTTATGGCGTTGCATAGCATGGTTGAAGCGATTGCTGGTCGAGATATTGGCTCTGATTCTGCTGATACCAGTACACACAACTATTGGTTCACTGAGCCGCATAAAGCGCGAGTGACCAGTGTTACTTTTGAGTCTGAATCGAGCTCAAGTAGCTTAGTCTTAACTCAGGCCACCGGGCTAAAAATGGCTCGTTCATTATTGTCGTCGTCACGACTCTTCTTCATCGTGACCGGGAAAAATGAAATGGAGTTGTCGAGTTATTTAACGCGATTGAGCGGGCAGTTGAACGCAGATTCTACTCGCTCGGATTACCTGATAGATTTGATGATTGAAAACCTTAAACAGTTTCAGGTTGGAGTCTCGCGCTCACCAGCGGAACTGACCATTGTACTGCAAGCCACGTCGGTAAGGACATTGTTGCAAGAGATCAAGGCGATAGGCGATGCACTACCAAAATTAATGGCGGATAAGAGCCATTATAAGACACCCGCCGGAAGTTGTTTCTCATCGTCACCAAACAGCAAAGGCGGCGTGACGTTTGTATACCCCGGTGTTGGGACGGTTTATCCCGGAATGTTGCGCGATTTCTATCAGTATTTTCCCGAACTTTATTCTCGTTTAGAGCGTGAAGGTAACCTAAAAGAGATACTGCAAAGTGACAAAATATACGGCAACAATCCGACAGAGATGAGTTTAAGTGAGTTGGCGATTGCTGGTGTAGGTAGCAGTTATCTGTTGACTCAACTGTTGTGCAATGAATTCGCCATTCGACCTGATTTTGCTTTGGGTTACTCCAAAGGAGAGGCATCAATGTGGGCGAGTCTAGGTGTATGGAAAAACCCACACGCCCTGATAGAAATGACCAAAACGAGCCCAATATTTACGAGTGCAATTTCTGGTGAATTAACCGCGGTTCGTGAGGCGTGGCGTTTAAGCGGTAATGAAGAGATTATCTGGAACAGCTTTGTTGTGCGTAGCGATGCCGCCTCAATTGAATTGCTGTTACCAGAATTTCCACATGTCTATTTGGCGATAATTCAAGGGGATACTTGCGTCATTGCAGGCTGTGAGCAGGCGTGCCGTCGCTTACTTAAAAAACTCGGTAAACGTGGTATCGCAGCCAACAGAGTCACCGCGATGCATACGCCGCCAGCATTAAGCCAGCATAAGCAAGTGACGGCGTTCTATCGTCAACCACTATGTGATGAATTACCGAAACACATTCGTTTTATCAGCGCAGCAAGCTTGCTGCCGCAAAATCAGGACCAGCCTATCAATATGGATAGCCAGAGTATCGCCGATTCGATCGCCGATACATATTGCTCGATGCTCAATTTCACTGCATTAGTACAAAATGCTCGTGGGCACGGAGCTCGTTTATTTGTCGAGGTAGGCGCTGATCGCCAAACGTGCACCCTGATAGATAAGATTAATCGAGTAGATAACGTGACCAATGAACACGGTACTGTTGCGACGAATGCAAAAGGTGGCGAAGACATACTCACCTTACTTAAGTGTATTGGACAGTTAGTGAGTCACCAAATTCCATTGTCACTCGACCCTTTGTTGAAAGGGCTTGAGCAGGTTCGAGCAACCTCAGAAACAACTTTAGAAGGAGAACCAGCATGA